A section of the Pseudomonas sp. Q1-7 genome encodes:
- the speB gene encoding agmatinase gives MPKNAYETGRLNLPFVGHCTFAKAPVCTDWEAIDADVAILGAPNDMGTQWRSGARFGPRGIREASTLFSFGHSGAYDHEDDALYLTQDQVRMVDVGDADIVHTDMASSNDNIEFAVRKILACGAMPVVLGGDHSIHAPVIKAFEGHAPIHIVHFDAHLDFVDERHGVRYGHGNPLRRASELDHIVGMTQMGIRNVSSSNRDDYDAARAAGSQILSVRDVRRLGTEAVLARIPEGLDYYITIDIDGFDPSIAPGTGTPSHGGFLYYEVLEIIQALARRSGGRVVGMDLVEVAPAYDPTGMTSILAAQLLMNSIGFIFHERARNR, from the coding sequence ATGCCGAAGAACGCTTATGAAACCGGGCGCTTGAACCTGCCATTCGTAGGTCACTGCACCTTTGCCAAGGCGCCCGTCTGCACCGATTGGGAGGCCATCGACGCCGACGTGGCGATCCTCGGCGCGCCGAATGACATGGGTACCCAGTGGCGCTCCGGTGCGCGCTTCGGACCGCGCGGCATCCGCGAGGCATCCACGTTGTTCTCCTTCGGCCATTCCGGCGCCTACGACCACGAGGACGACGCCCTCTACCTGACCCAGGACCAGGTGCGCATGGTCGACGTGGGGGACGCCGACATCGTCCACACCGACATGGCCTCCAGCAACGACAACATCGAGTTCGCCGTGCGCAAGATCCTCGCTTGCGGCGCCATGCCGGTGGTGCTGGGCGGCGACCATTCGATCCACGCTCCGGTGATCAAGGCCTTCGAGGGCCACGCGCCGATCCACATCGTGCACTTCGACGCCCACCTGGACTTCGTCGACGAGCGCCACGGCGTGCGCTACGGCCACGGCAATCCGCTGCGCCGCGCATCCGAGCTGGACCATATTGTCGGTATGACCCAGATGGGCATCCGCAACGTGTCCTCCTCCAACCGCGACGACTACGACGCCGCGCGCGCCGCCGGCTCGCAGATCCTCTCGGTGCGCGACGTGCGCAGGCTGGGCACCGAGGCGGTCCTGGCGAGGATTCCGGAAGGCCTGGATTACTACATCACCATCGACATCGATGGCTTCGACCCGTCCATCGCCCCCGGCACCGGCACGCCGAGCCACGGCGGCTTCCTCTACTACGAAGTGCTGGAAATCATCCAGGCGCTGGCCCGCCGCAGCGGCGGCCGGGTAGTCGGCATGGACCTGGTGGAGGTGGCGCCCGCCTACGACCCCACCGGCATGACCTCGATCCTCGCCGCGCAACTGCTGATGAACAGCATCGGCTTCATCTTCCACGAGCGCGCGCGCAACCGCTGA
- the betA gene encoding choline dehydrogenase produces MNKRYDYIIIGAGSAGCVLANRLTEDAGTSVLVLEFGGSDRSVLIQMPSAFSIPMNTKKYNWRYETTAEPHLDGRRLHCPRGKVLGGSSSINGLVYIRGHAYDFDEWESLGAKNWGYRHCLPYFKRAETYKFGGDDYRGGAGPLATNNGNNMQNPLYGAWVEAGAQAGYIKTDDCNGYMQEGFGAMHMTVKDGVRWSTANAYLRPAMERPNLTVVTHAMTRRILLDGKRAVGVEYDQGGKTHTVHCNREVLVSSGPIGSPHLLQRSGIGPAEVLKKAGIEVRHDLPGVGESLQDHSEIYIQYECKEPITLNGKMGLLGKALIGLRWLLFKDGLGASNHFEAGGFIRSEQGLRWPDIQFHFLPAAMRYDGDKPFKGHGFMVLTGPNKPKSRGHVRALSADPYEHPEIRFNYLESEEDREGFRRCVRLTREIIGQPAMDRYRGAELAPGPHVQSDEEIDAFVRANMESTMHPCGSCRMGEDDLAVVDSELRVRGIQGLRVIDSSVFPTEPNGNLNAPTIMLAERASDLVRGRRSLAPEDLPVGLAANWETAQRSSAPMRQVGA; encoded by the coding sequence ATGAATAAGCGATACGACTACATCATCATCGGCGCGGGCTCCGCCGGCTGCGTGCTCGCCAATCGCCTGACCGAGGATGCCGGCACCTCCGTGCTGGTGCTGGAATTCGGCGGCAGCGACCGCAGCGTGCTGATCCAGATGCCCAGCGCCTTTTCCATCCCGATGAACACGAAGAAGTACAACTGGCGCTACGAGACCACGGCCGAGCCGCACCTCGACGGCCGCCGCCTGCACTGCCCGCGCGGCAAGGTGCTGGGCGGCTCGTCGTCGATCAACGGCCTGGTCTACATCCGGGGTCATGCCTACGACTTCGACGAATGGGAATCCCTGGGCGCGAAGAACTGGGGCTATCGCCACTGCCTGCCGTATTTCAAGCGTGCCGAGACCTACAAGTTCGGCGGCGACGACTACCGTGGCGGCGCCGGCCCCCTGGCCACCAACAACGGCAACAACATGCAGAACCCGCTGTACGGCGCCTGGGTGGAGGCCGGCGCCCAGGCCGGCTACATCAAGACCGACGACTGCAACGGCTACATGCAGGAAGGCTTCGGCGCCATGCACATGACGGTGAAGGACGGCGTGCGCTGGTCCACCGCCAACGCCTACCTGCGCCCAGCCATGGAACGGCCCAACCTGACGGTGGTCACCCATGCCATGACCCGGCGCATTCTCCTCGACGGCAAGCGCGCCGTGGGCGTGGAGTACGACCAGGGCGGGAAGACCCATACCGTGCACTGCAACCGCGAGGTGCTGGTGTCCTCCGGCCCGATCGGCTCGCCGCACCTGCTGCAGCGTTCCGGTATCGGCCCGGCGGAGGTCCTGAAGAAAGCCGGCATCGAGGTCCGCCACGACCTGCCTGGCGTGGGCGAGAGCCTGCAGGACCACTCGGAAATCTACATCCAGTACGAATGCAAGGAGCCCATCACCCTCAACGGCAAGATGGGCCTGCTGGGCAAGGCGCTGATCGGCCTGCGCTGGCTGCTGTTCAAGGACGGCCTGGGCGCCAGCAACCACTTCGAGGCGGGTGGCTTCATCCGTTCCGAGCAGGGCTTGAGGTGGCCGGACATCCAGTTCCACTTCCTGCCGGCGGCGATGCGCTACGACGGCGACAAGCCGTTCAAGGGCCATGGCTTCATGGTCCTCACCGGCCCCAACAAGCCGAAGAGCAGGGGCCATGTCCGGGCGCTGTCGGCGGACCCCTACGAGCATCCGGAAATCCGCTTCAACTACCTGGAGAGCGAGGAGGACCGCGAGGGCTTTCGTCGCTGCGTGCGCTTGACCCGCGAGATCATCGGCCAGCCGGCCATGGATCGGTACCGAGGCGCGGAGCTGGCACCGGGGCCGCACGTACAGAGCGATGAGGAAATCGACGCCTTCGTGCGTGCCAACATGGAAAGCACCATGCACCCATGCGGTTCCTGCCGCATGGGCGAGGACGATCTGGCGGTGGTGGACTCCGAGCTGCGGGTGCGGGGCATCCAGGGGCTGCGGGTGATCGATTCGTCGGTCTTCCCCACCGAGCCCAACGGCAACCTCAACGCGCCGACCATCATGCTCGCCGAGCGTGCCTCGGACCTGGTTCGCGGTCGCCGGTCGCTGGCGCCGGAGGACTTGCCGGTAGGCCTGGCCGCCAACTGGGAAACCGCCCAGCGCAGCAGCGCCCCCATGCGTCAGGTCGGCGCCTGA
- a CDS encoding alpha/beta fold hydrolase gives MRVLILLAALICGLPSFTFANVRCDVTVPTETVDLGDVRLAYQSVGHERDPALLLIMGLGGQLIHWPDEVVERLCRSGFRVIRFDNRDVGLSAWTGVAPSANLPYEVLRYRLGLPVTAPYGLRDMAVDSLHLLDALGIRQAHVLGASMGGMIAQHLADLAPQRVLSLTLVMTSSGAQGLPAPSPALLELLARREAPSREVAVEHQADLLAALGSPEVSDDRAQLLEQAARAYDRSFNPEGVQRQILAILAEPSRVDMLNRLKVPTLVVHGTADPLLPVMHGVHVAAHIRGAELKLIPGLAHRFQEAFKEPLLSAVLPHLLAHRAEGHVAQL, from the coding sequence ATGCGTGTGCTGATCCTGCTCGCCGCGCTCATTTGCGGCTTGCCTTCCTTTACGTTCGCCAACGTCCGCTGCGATGTGACCGTGCCGACCGAGACCGTCGACCTGGGCGACGTGCGCCTGGCCTACCAGAGCGTGGGGCATGAGCGGGACCCGGCGCTGCTGCTGATCATGGGGCTGGGCGGGCAACTGATCCATTGGCCGGACGAAGTGGTGGAGCGGCTCTGCCGCAGCGGATTTCGGGTGATCCGCTTCGATAACCGCGACGTGGGCCTGTCCGCCTGGACCGGCGTTGCGCCCTCGGCCAACCTGCCGTACGAGGTGCTGCGCTACCGCCTCGGACTGCCGGTGACGGCGCCCTATGGCCTGCGCGACATGGCCGTCGATTCGCTGCACCTGCTGGATGCCCTCGGTATCCGGCAGGCTCATGTGCTGGGCGCGAGCATGGGGGGGATGATCGCCCAGCACCTGGCCGACCTGGCGCCGCAGCGGGTGCTCAGCCTGACCCTGGTGATGACCAGTTCCGGTGCCCAGGGTCTGCCGGCACCCAGCCCGGCCCTGCTGGAGCTGCTGGCCCGGCGCGAGGCGCCGAGCCGCGAGGTGGCTGTCGAGCATCAGGCGGACCTGCTGGCCGCGCTGGGCAGCCCCGAGGTCAGCGACGATCGCGCGCAACTGCTGGAACAGGCCGCCCGGGCCTATGACCGATCCTTCAACCCCGAAGGGGTGCAGCGGCAGATCCTGGCGATTCTCGCCGAACCCAGCCGCGTCGATATGCTCAACCGCCTGAAGGTGCCGACCCTGGTGGTGCACGGCACGGCCGATCCGCTGCTGCCGGTGATGCACGGCGTGCACGTGGCGGCGCATATCCGGGGCGCGGAGTTGAAGCTGATCCCCGGCCTGGCCCACCGCTTCCAGGAAGCGTTCAAGGAGCCCCTGTTGTCGGCGGTGCTGCCGCACCTGTTGGCCCATCGTGCAGAGGGGCATGTGGCGCAGCTGTGA
- a CDS encoding purine-cytosine permease family protein, translated as MAPQERVNHSLEAERGDTPLLPNERMWGFWEFTYANSALAIATWAFLIGGATALFVGPMQGIAAIVIGNILGVLLTTFATCIPCGKYGTEQFTFLRSMFGGNGSRLVYVLAVVFLTMGWLAVLGLMFGRSIDGLTSLVSEHKTEANGWLVLGSGFFAILLTGFVVARGPTSIKLFNTIVAPALVLIMGVMFYMILSQHTFAELMAMPALDAPFDDPRVNFMIAVEVNMAAGFSWWPYVGNLARLSKNQRTSFWPNIIGIFGAACLGEVVGLLAAAALGDSDPTVWMARIGGLVFGVSALGFVAFANVTSMVNILYTSIVGLRQLAGQKLRAMRWEWLVVLFCVIPGLIVLLAPGIYDGFFIFLVWTSALNSALAGIGIADYFFLRRQRLNLRHLYADQDRSPLRFWHGFNPAAMVALAAGFAIYVVVFNPQTLANTTLFTFATASLPSCLLAGVIHYVLTRVLVARLGWGGYPKANESKTEVLGLDAKGYSNE; from the coding sequence ATGGCCCCTCAAGAACGCGTCAATCACAGCCTGGAAGCCGAGCGGGGCGACACGCCGCTGCTGCCCAACGAACGCATGTGGGGCTTCTGGGAGTTCACCTACGCCAACTCGGCCCTGGCCATCGCCACCTGGGCTTTCCTCATCGGCGGCGCCACGGCCTTGTTCGTGGGCCCGATGCAGGGCATCGCCGCCATCGTCATCGGCAACATCCTCGGGGTGCTGCTGACCACCTTCGCCACCTGCATACCCTGCGGCAAGTACGGGACCGAGCAGTTCACCTTCCTGCGCAGCATGTTCGGCGGCAATGGCAGCCGGCTGGTGTACGTGCTGGCGGTGGTGTTCCTCACCATGGGCTGGCTGGCGGTGCTGGGGCTGATGTTCGGCCGCTCCATCGACGGTCTCACCAGCCTGGTTTCCGAGCACAAGACCGAGGCCAACGGCTGGCTGGTGCTCGGCTCGGGCTTCTTCGCCATCCTTCTGACCGGCTTCGTGGTCGCCAGGGGGCCCACCTCGATCAAGCTGTTCAACACCATCGTGGCGCCGGCCCTGGTGCTGATCATGGGGGTGATGTTCTACATGATCCTCAGCCAGCACACCTTCGCCGAGCTGATGGCCATGCCCGCGCTGGATGCGCCCTTCGATGATCCGCGGGTGAACTTCATGATCGCGGTGGAAGTGAACATGGCGGCGGGGTTCTCCTGGTGGCCCTACGTCGGCAACCTCGCACGCCTGTCGAAGAACCAGCGGACATCCTTCTGGCCCAACATCATCGGCATCTTCGGCGCCGCTTGCCTGGGCGAAGTGGTGGGGCTGCTGGCCGCCGCCGCGCTGGGCGACAGCGACCCGACCGTGTGGATGGCCCGCATCGGCGGCCTGGTCTTCGGCGTCAGCGCCCTGGGTTTCGTGGCCTTCGCCAACGTCACCAGCATGGTGAACATCCTCTACACCTCCATCGTTGGCCTGCGCCAGTTGGCGGGGCAGAAACTGCGGGCGATGAGGTGGGAGTGGCTGGTAGTGCTGTTCTGCGTGATTCCGGGCCTGATCGTGCTGCTCGCGCCGGGTATCTATGACGGATTCTTCATCTTCCTGGTGTGGACTTCGGCCCTGAACAGCGCCCTGGCGGGCATCGGCATCGCCGACTATTTCTTCCTCCGCCGGCAACGCCTGAACCTGCGCCACCTCTACGCCGACCAGGACCGCTCGCCGCTGCGCTTCTGGCACGGCTTCAACCCGGCGGCCATGGTGGCGCTGGCGGCGGGCTTCGCCATCTACGTGGTGGTGTTCAACCCGCAGACCCTGGCCAACACCACGCTCTTCACCTTCGCCACCGCGTCCCTGCCGTCCTGCCTGCTGGCCGGGGTGATCCACTACGTGCTGACCCGCGTGCTGGTCGCCCGCCTGGGCTGGGGCGGCTACCCAAAGGCGAACGAAAGCAAGACCGAGGTACTGGGCCTCGATGCAAAGGGCTACAGCAATGAATAA
- the glpD gene encoding glycerol-3-phosphate dehydrogenase — MNHNHPPIAEVYDLAIVGGGINGVGIAADAAGRGLSVFLCEKDDLARHTSSASSKLIHGGLRYLEHHEFRLVREALAEREVLLAKAPHIVKPMRFILPHRPHLRPAWMIRAGLFLYDHLGKRKRLPASRGLRFGAGSPLQAEISQGFEYSDCWVDDARLVVLNAMAARERGAHIHTRTRCVSARRSKGLWHIHLERADGSLLSIRARALVNAAGPWVARFIEQDLKQQAPHGIRLIQGSHIIVPRLHDGEQAYILQNEDRRIVFAIPYLERFSLIGTTDREYHGDPADVAITPEETRYLLDVVNRHFKRQLREEDVLHSYAGVRPLCDDESDDPSAVTRDYTLALSAHPGDAPLLSVFGGKLTTYRKLAEAALEQLAPWFPDARGPWTATAPLPGGEQMESRSALVEALCAHFGWLPTSIARRWANLYGNRCWHLLRGVRELADLGEHLGAGLYTREVDYLCQEEWAVSAEDILWRRTKLGLFMSASQQARLAHYLKHEHPRRPRADAA; from the coding sequence ATGAACCACAACCACCCCCCCATTGCCGAAGTCTATGACCTCGCCATCGTCGGCGGCGGCATCAATGGCGTCGGCATCGCCGCGGATGCGGCCGGCCGGGGCCTGTCGGTGTTTCTCTGCGAGAAGGACGACCTTGCCCGACACACCTCTTCGGCCAGCAGCAAGCTGATCCACGGCGGCCTGCGCTATCTGGAACATCACGAATTCCGCCTGGTGCGCGAAGCCCTGGCCGAGCGCGAAGTGCTCCTCGCCAAGGCCCCGCACATCGTCAAGCCCATGCGCTTCATCCTGCCGCACCGGCCGCACCTGCGTCCGGCCTGGATGATTCGCGCCGGCCTGTTCCTCTACGACCACCTCGGCAAGCGCAAGCGCCTGCCCGCCTCCCGCGGCCTGCGTTTCGGTGCTGGCAGCCCGCTGCAAGCGGAGATCAGCCAGGGCTTCGAATATTCCGATTGCTGGGTGGACGACGCGCGCCTGGTGGTGCTCAACGCCATGGCCGCCCGCGAACGCGGCGCCCATATCCACACCCGCACGCGCTGCGTCAGCGCCCGGCGCAGCAAGGGCCTCTGGCATATCCATCTGGAACGCGCCGACGGCAGCCTGCTGTCGATCCGCGCCCGCGCCCTGGTCAATGCTGCCGGCCCCTGGGTGGCCCGCTTCATCGAGCAGGACCTCAAGCAGCAGGCGCCCCACGGCATCCGCCTGATCCAGGGCAGCCACATCATCGTGCCGCGCCTGCACGACGGCGAGCAGGCCTACATCCTGCAGAACGAAGACCGCCGCATCGTCTTCGCCATCCCCTACCTGGAACGCTTCAGCCTGATCGGCACCACCGACCGCGAATACCACGGCGACCCGGCGGATGTGGCGATCACGCCCGAAGAAACCCGCTACCTGCTGGACGTGGTCAACCGCCACTTCAAGCGCCAACTGCGCGAAGAGGACGTCCTCCACAGCTACGCCGGTGTCCGCCCGTTGTGCGACGACGAGTCGGACGACCCTTCGGCGGTGACCCGCGACTACACCCTGGCACTCTCCGCCCACCCCGGCGATGCGCCGCTGCTCTCGGTATTCGGCGGCAAGCTGACCACCTACCGCAAACTCGCCGAAGCCGCCCTGGAGCAACTGGCGCCCTGGTTTCCCGATGCCAGGGGCCCATGGACCGCCACGGCGCCGTTACCCGGCGGCGAACAGATGGAAAGCCGCAGTGCCCTGGTGGAAGCCCTCTGCGCCCACTTCGGCTGGCTGCCCACCTCGATCGCCCGGCGCTGGGCCAACCTCTACGGCAACCGCTGTTGGCATCTGCTGCGGGGTGTGCGCGAGCTGGCCGACCTCGGCGAACACCTGGGCGCCGGCCTCTACACGCGGGAGGTGGACTACCTCTGCCAGGAGGAATGGGCCGTCAGCGCCGAAGACATCCTCTGGCGCCGCACCAAGCTCGGCCTGTTCATGAGCGCCAGCCAGCAGGCACGCCTGGCCCACTACCTGAAGCACGAGCATCCGCGCCGACCACGGGCGGATGCGGCGTAA
- a CDS encoding aldehyde dehydrogenase family protein: MDNKVKDYLQTFGVSEATQRFLGKAQKLFIGGAWLDAADGASAEVIEPASEGVLTRIPMGTAQDLDRAVQAARAQFDGGPWRQLKPLERERLLQRLADLIEANADELAEIESIDMGKSVVQARAVDIQGTIDTFRYFAGWASKIHGRTVEPSLPGNYLAYTRKEPVGVVGVIVPWNFPLQTMAWKLGAALAVGCTVVVKPAELTSLSALRFAELVQEAGIPDGVVNIVSGRGSVVGTAMSGHPGIDKLSFTGSTPVGCSVGKAAMDQMKRLTLELGGKSPVIVFADADIKAAAQAVANGVFFNSGQVCDAGTRAYIHRSVYAEFLRELAAYTATLKIAPGLDPDCFISPMVSRQQQQRVLEYIEAGKAEGAELYYGGEPVEGAGFFVQPTIFANCRNDMRIVQEEIFGPVLVTAPFDDEDEALALANDSDFGLAAALYSNDLGRVHGLIPRLRAGTVYVNAHSTLDPSMPFGGYKQSGYGKDLGSEQLEFLLETKAVWITLP, translated from the coding sequence GTGGATAACAAGGTAAAAGACTATCTGCAGACGTTCGGTGTATCCGAGGCGACCCAGCGCTTTCTCGGCAAGGCGCAGAAGCTGTTCATCGGCGGCGCCTGGCTGGATGCTGCCGACGGCGCCAGCGCCGAGGTGATCGAGCCTGCCAGCGAAGGCGTGCTGACTCGCATCCCCATGGGCACGGCACAGGACCTGGACCGCGCCGTGCAGGCCGCCCGTGCGCAGTTCGACGGCGGTCCCTGGCGCCAGCTCAAGCCGCTGGAGCGCGAGCGCCTGCTGCAGCGCCTGGCCGACCTGATCGAGGCCAATGCCGACGAGCTGGCGGAGATCGAGTCCATCGACATGGGCAAGTCCGTCGTCCAGGCGCGCGCCGTGGATATCCAGGGCACCATCGACACCTTCCGCTATTTCGCCGGCTGGGCCAGCAAGATCCACGGGCGCACCGTCGAGCCCTCGCTGCCCGGCAATTACCTGGCCTATACCCGCAAGGAGCCGGTGGGCGTGGTGGGGGTCATCGTGCCCTGGAACTTCCCCCTGCAGACCATGGCCTGGAAGCTCGGCGCCGCCCTGGCGGTGGGCTGCACAGTGGTGGTCAAGCCGGCCGAACTCACCTCCCTGTCGGCCTTGCGCTTCGCCGAACTGGTGCAGGAGGCGGGCATTCCCGACGGCGTGGTGAACATCGTCAGCGGACGCGGCAGCGTGGTCGGCACGGCCATGTCCGGTCATCCCGGCATCGACAAGCTGAGCTTCACCGGATCGACGCCGGTGGGCTGCTCGGTGGGCAAGGCAGCCATGGATCAGATGAAGCGTCTGACCCTGGAGTTGGGCGGCAAGTCGCCGGTGATCGTCTTCGCCGATGCCGATATCAAGGCGGCGGCCCAGGCGGTGGCCAATGGCGTGTTCTTCAACTCCGGGCAGGTGTGTGACGCCGGCACCCGCGCTTACATCCACCGCAGCGTCTATGCCGAGTTCCTGCGCGAGCTGGCAGCCTATACCGCGACCCTGAAGATCGCCCCCGGCCTGGACCCGGACTGTTTCATCAGCCCCATGGTGTCGCGCCAGCAACAGCAGCGTGTGCTGGAGTACATCGAGGCCGGCAAGGCGGAAGGCGCCGAGTTGTACTACGGCGGCGAGCCGGTCGAGGGGGCGGGCTTTTTCGTCCAGCCGACCATCTTCGCCAACTGCCGCAACGACATGCGCATCGTCCAGGAAGAAATCTTCGGCCCGGTGCTGGTGACCGCGCCTTTCGACGACGAGGACGAAGCCCTGGCCCTGGCCAACGACTCTGACTTCGGCCTGGCGGCCGCGCTGTATTCAAATGATCTGGGGCGCGTGCATGGCCTGATTCCGCGCCTGCGGGCCGGCACCGTCTACGTCAACGCCCACAGCACGCTCGATCCTTCCATGCCCTTCGGCGGCTACAAGCAGTCGGGCTACGGCAAGGACCTCGGGTCGGAGCAACTGGAGTTTCTGCTGGAAACCAAAGCCGTGTGGATCACACTGCCCTGA